A window of Trachemys scripta elegans isolate TJP31775 chromosome 9, CAS_Tse_1.0, whole genome shotgun sequence genomic DNA:
AGAGAGGCATTTCAGGATGGTTTAGGTCACCTACAAGCACTTTCATTTAGTTAAACTATCATCCTGAAAGGGAGCGGAAGCAGGGGTGACAGTTTGTGCGCTGGAAGTAGTAATTCAGACAGCTAACACTGAGTTAGAACAGGAGAGGTTTGGTTGCATTGGCATCTCTTAAAAGTTGGCTGTTTCCAGAgtgagctgttctcaagccataCACAGGCTTGCTGGAAGAAATTTTCATCCCCAGCTTTGGAGATGGGTGACTGGGTGGCACTTAGGTAAAATGGCAGGAGAATCTGAAGAACGGTCAACCATTTCCTCCTCTTTGAAATATGCTGTGCCTTTACATACGTAAGAAAACATTAATTATGTTTAATGTCTTTTAATAACACGAAGACTAGATTCAGAGCTCCTCAAGGACCACAGAAgaacagcaagggagattttacCTGGAAGCAAGCGATGCCAAAGGAGATACCAGCCACAACGCTCATTTTGGACTCCATAACTGTTGTTACCAGACTGAAACAACCCTGCAGAAAAAAAGAATTAGCATGAAAGTATAGCATGGACAATTCCTGGCCGCCAGACACCAGGTGCACATCCTTCCAACCCACAGACACCGCACAGGCAGCTGAAGGTGTGAACAAGCTCAGAAAGGAATACAAGTaagggcctgggagtcaggacttcctGGGATCTGTGCTGAATTCAGCCATTTGACTTACTGTTTGACAGTGGGCAAGTCATTCAAAGCTTTGTACTTTGCATCTTTCATCCCGGGCACTTTACCAAGGTGAGCCTTAGCcttgttttacaaatggggatgTACAGGCACAGAAAGGCAGCAAGATTCACTGAAGGTCACAAGCACATCAGTGTCCGAGCCAGGAGCTGAACTCAGACTTTCTAGTCCCAGCTTAGCCACTAGGTAACACTACCTGCCTCTGCATCTCTATTCATTCCCCTGTATACTTTCTTCACAGGGGAGCTGTGAGGACTAAGTGCTACAGGAACATAATGCATTATACAACAGTATCTTACACAAACCCCTTCTCACACACAGGACAAGTAGTACAGTGCAGGCAAGCTAATGCAGACACAGATTCTTTCCCACCAACAGGGAATAGCTGGGACTTCCAGAGAACCTGAGAAAAAGCACTGGAGATAGGGGAAAGATGCGTAGAGAAGCTATCAGCAGCAACATGGCCTTCACCCCCATTACTGCATACAAGTTTCCTGTAACACAATAACCCTCTTTCTGGAACAAAGTTCCCTCCCACCTACAGGACTTGATTCTCTACCAGTGAAAGAAGATCAAAGTatcccagctctcccctcccgACACCTGCTTCCAGGACACAGAGAGGGACAGTCTCTGAGATTCACTTACATTACCATACACCATAGCCTTGGCTTTATCCAGCTCCTTCAGATCACGGTCTGTGCAGTTTTGGAACTTGCAGCAGCTCAGAGGGATTCCCTTCTGTGCAAAATAGGTAGTGTTCACCCAGTCTGAGTAGTTCTGGACTCCACAACAGTGTAACTGGGGAAATCAAGTTTTAGAACAGTAAGGAGTAGTGCATGAACCCCAAAGCACCACATCCCCAAGGCTACACTAATCACTGCAGGCACCCCAAATGTTTCCCCCTCAAGCCCCTCCTCATTGTAACCCAACAGCCCTGTGTAGacagcttccaccacttcctgccCTTTACCTATCACCTCCTCTGAACAGCGCATAGCAGCTATTTTTCTTCAAATGAAAATACTTTGAGACAGTCTCAGGGATATAGATATATGCAGGACAAGGACAATCTGCCAGTTTTGTACAGGGACAAGCACACTCTAGGCACTCAGATGAGATCTGTGCAGCACATACCCTGCAAGGCCGCCTGTGTGAACACAGCCACCCTCTATGCCGTCCATCATAACGGCTGTCCCTCGTATGCTTGAGAACTGGGAACATTAAGGCAATACTGCTCCCCAGTATTCTGAGCCAATTACATGGGGAATGAGGCAAGGGGAGGCTGAAGCACACTCTCCTTCTGAGGAAAAGCTCTGGCAGTAGTAGAGAAGGCAACTAATGTTTAATGCCTCCTGGTAAAATAGGGCCTTCCTTGCATTATACTTTGCCTGTGCATGGGGGCCCCAGCCTCAGCTGCTGCACAACCCAAGTATCAGGGTGTCCTGGGCCATGCATCTGGAGGATACAGGCTTCTCCACCAGTTTCTTTAGAAGGAACCAAATATGAGCACTCACAGTTCTCTGGATGGTATCCACTGCCTCGCTGTGGGGATCCATTGTTGCATTGTAGTTCTTCAGAGCAAGACTATAGTTGCTCTCAAAGTTGTTCTTAATCTGCAGAGAAGAGAAAGATTTTCATAAACTAAGCCTCAGAAGGCTACAGGTCCCAAAGAGTTCCCTGTCACAAGAACTCCTTTGTCTTAAAAACACAACTCCATCAGAAACAGAGAACCAGGAATGACTTAAACCATGTTAGAAAGTCATTCCTGTTACTATCCAGATGTGAGATTGGCTATAAAGATGAACTGGGGATTAGGGCAAGGAGCACTGCCCCAACTGCACCAAGCACTGGAACTTAATTCTTGCATTTACAGGCAGACCTAATCACTGTGACATCACAAATAAAATCATGGTTTGTGTGAGCCTCATTTATGGCCAAAGACACTTGCAGAATCAATCTGACTGGCACATTTCAGATGAAGGATCAACTCACAAATTAAAAAGtctgttttatataaaaatgtgcACGTCTGTCAAGCTTAGTAGGAACTAGGGAATAGTTTTGGTTTCCACTTTACACTCCTTGGGGGAGatgttcaaaggcacaaataggaGGTAGAtgtctaatagccatttatgCCTTTGACTATCTCCTCCACCTCATTATAGGCAGGTTATTTCTAATCACTGAAATACTTTTCTACCCAAATTAAGGAACTTTAAGGGATTAGTGACTAAAACTTCTTTTGGAAAGTGTAATGCACTCATTGCGATTATTTCTAGGCACTCTACATATAGTCTCTCTAAATCCCTGTTGATTTTAAATACTGGTTAACTTGGGAGGTAGAGTTACAGTTGTATTTCACAAGTACTGAGTTCAAGTTTAGCTTTAATTTTATCTTTGCTAATATTTTGATTAATCATCAGCAGTGCAACTACAAATTAATTCTTGTGAATCAAAGAAAGTCCATCCCAATCATGTCACGTGTATACAAAAATTAGAAAGAGGCCAGCTGTGTTGGTTATGGTATGAACCATGCTGGCAAAGGGAGTAAAGCTAGTTATTTAAAGGTTGTATTCAAAGAAAACAGTTCAGATTTAGTTCCCACTCCCAGTTCAGAACCCCTACCTGTGGGTCCCCCAATGTTGGCCCTAAATTTCTCTCATTTAACTTGCCTGTTTAACTAATTAAACTTTTCTGATGTGACTTTCTTTTTTTAGCACTTTTTACATCTTTATATGACAAAGACTTTTCTTATTCAGCTTTTTTGCGCATTTTGAACATTCGGAATCAgaaaatgagccaaattctgttctcagcaaCAACACTGTAAATCCAGactactccactgaagtcaaaaggattactccagatttatacctgAATAAAAAGGAGCAGAATTTAGACCTCAGTATGCAACAAGTAGGGGATTACACAAAGTAAGAAGAAATAACAAGTAAGTGAGAACTCTGTCCTGTGTAGGGGCTGTATCCAAGTCCTGGCCtcaggaagaggagggaaggggttAAAGTACCAGAGGGATAGGTCACACCTGGACTCACCTCATGTCTGAACACAAATCCTACAACAGCAGCCACCAGCACAATCAAGAAGATGAGGGACAAGAACATGGCATACTGTGGACAGAAAAGAAGAGAGTCACTACTAGCAAAATACATTCCAGGGCTAACACAGGTACACAGAAAAGAAGGCTGCAGGGAGAGAATCTATTAGGACACATCCCGGACTCAACCTCTTTGGCAGAGCTGAGGTGCTGGCATTTGTGGTTATATGAGAAAGTCAGTGAATGTATGGTTCAGTACTTAGCACTGTACAAAGAGAGAATAGAGAGAGAGTTTcttgaggcaggcaggcagacacacacacacacacacacacaaagagagagcACAGCACAAAGAAGGAGCACATGCAGACAGCTGGTGAAGTCCTGGGTTGTAGAAGTAGGTATTGGATTTGTGAGCCTTCTGGTAGTCAACGATCACTTACCAG
This region includes:
- the TSPAN6 gene encoding tetraspanin-6 isoform X2; translation: MASPSRRLQTKPVITCLKSVLLTYSFVFWYAMFLSLIFLIVLVAAVVGFVFRHEIKNNFESNYSLALKNYNATMDPHSEAVDTIQRTLHCCGVQNYSDWVNTTYFAQKGIPLSCCKFQNCTDRDLKELDKAKAMVYGNGCFSLVTTVMESKMSVVAGISFGIACFQLVGIFLACCLSRYITNNQYEMV
- the TSPAN6 gene encoding tetraspanin-6 isoform X1 produces the protein MASPSRRLQTKPVITCLKSVLLTYSFVFWISGIILLAVGIWGKVGLEVYFSLLNEKATNVPYVLIGTGTVVILLGTFGCFATCRGSTWMLKLYAMFLSLIFLIVLVAAVVGFVFRHEIKNNFESNYSLALKNYNATMDPHSEAVDTIQRTLHCCGVQNYSDWVNTTYFAQKGIPLSCCKFQNCTDRDLKELDKAKAMVYGNGCFSLVTTVMESKMSVVAGISFGIACFQLVGIFLACCLSRYITNNQYEMV